A genomic window from Cutibacterium acnes includes:
- the mscL gene encoding large conductance mechanosensitive channel protein MscL, translated as MKGFKDFLMRGNLIELAVAFILGGAFSTVVKSFTTIIMDLIGKLGGTPNFSGWVPGGVHVGAFITDVISFFVMSFVIYFGLIKPIELATEKLKRTKDEPVAAPTTADLLIEIRDELRSRPVK; from the coding sequence ATGAAGGGATTCAAAGATTTTCTGATGCGCGGTAATCTCATTGAACTAGCCGTCGCATTCATCCTTGGCGGCGCATTTTCCACCGTCGTCAAATCGTTTACGACAATCATCATGGACTTGATCGGCAAGCTGGGCGGCACCCCGAACTTCTCTGGCTGGGTTCCAGGCGGGGTCCACGTCGGTGCCTTCATCACCGACGTCATCTCCTTCTTCGTCATGTCCTTCGTCATTTATTTCGGGCTCATTAAGCCCATCGAGCTGGCTACGGAGAAGCTCAAGCGCACCAAAGACGAACCAGTGGCTGCCCCCACCACCGCCGACCTACTCATCGAGATTCGCGACGAACTGCGTTCCCGTCCGGTCAAGTGA